The nucleotide sequence GGAAACAATTATTCGGAAAGCGGTGTAGTTCCGGAGATGTCGGTAATTATTCCTACCTATAGGCGAAAAAGGCAGGTAACCGAACTTATCGACCGGCTCCTGAGTGACTTTCCCGAAAAGTGCGAGCTCATTATCGTGCAGCAGGATGAAAACACATTGGATGTGAGCGATAAAAGAGTTAAGCTTCTCGTTCAAAAAGAACCAAGTCTTCCCCGGGCCCGAAACAGGGGTATACATGCGTCAAAGGGAAAGGTGGTTCTGTTTTTTGATGATGATTGTGTCCCTTCGGCCGGATGTGTAAGCAGGCATATGGAATTGCATGAATGTTTTCCCCGGTATTCGGTGATTGCAGGCCAGGTTCGTGATGCAAACAATCGTGGTACCAGAGAGCGGGTTGTTGAATTTGATCCGGCAACCCTTACCTATATTTGCGATTATGCACTCTGCCGGGATGAAGAAATTACCGGGTTTCCGGGAGGACATGCATCCATTAAGCGCTCGGCATTCAGGTCGGTGCTGTTCGATTCGTGGTTCAGGGGAAACGCGCATTTTGAAGAGATCGATTTTGCGCTTCGATTGAAAAGAAAGGGTGGTAAAATATTCTTTACGTCATCCATGCATATCGACCATTTTCTCGAAAAAACAGGGGGGTGCCGTTCCGAAAAGAGCAGTGCCGAATTTTACTTCAATCAGTTTTACAACCGGGCGCTCTGTTTTGCAAAGAATGTCTCTTTGAAAGCGGTTGCCGGGTTTCTGAATAAACAGAAATATGACCTGGAATACTTTTCACGAAAGCGGAATTCGCACAGCAAATCGATTGTAGCAGCCGGATTGACCGGGTTGGCCACAGGCTTGAGTGCAGGGACGGTTCGACGAAACGTTGGGCCGATAACGATGAAATGATGGGTTATATCAGCGGAGCGCATGATATATGAAAGTTG is from Chitinivibrionales bacterium and encodes:
- a CDS encoding glycosyltransferase is translated as MHYHADRFQKGNNYSESGVVPEMSVIIPTYRRKRQVTELIDRLLSDFPEKCELIIVQQDENTLDVSDKRVKLLVQKEPSLPRARNRGIHASKGKVVLFFDDDCVPSAGCVSRHMELHECFPRYSVIAGQVRDANNRGTRERVVEFDPATLTYICDYALCRDEEITGFPGGHASIKRSAFRSVLFDSWFRGNAHFEEIDFALRLKRKGGKIFFTSSMHIDHFLEKTGGCRSEKSSAEFYFNQFYNRALCFAKNVSLKAVAGFLNKQKYDLEYFSRKRNSHSKSIVAAGLTGLATGLSAGTVRRNVGPITMK